The Gemmatimonadaceae bacterium genome includes a window with the following:
- a CDS encoding response regulator yields MPKRVLIVEDEISIRESLVDLFASDEVVVVAAATLGEAKTALFAEHALDLIVTDLRLGGHRDGGLQVLAAAGLVHQLTPAIVLTAYPDDDNRHAADRLNATYFLEKPVDLAIIARLANDHGVSTALTSAD; encoded by the coding sequence ATGCCCAAACGCGTCCTGATCGTCGAAGACGAGATCTCCATCCGCGAGTCGCTCGTGGACCTGTTCGCCAGCGACGAGGTCGTGGTCGTTGCCGCGGCGACCCTCGGGGAGGCGAAAACCGCCCTCTTCGCTGAACACGCCCTCGACCTCATCGTCACCGACCTGCGCCTCGGCGGACATCGGGACGGCGGCCTGCAGGTGCTCGCTGCCGCGGGGCTCGTGCACCAGCTCACCCCCGCCATCGTCCTCACCGCATACCCGGACGACGATAACCGGCACGCCGCCGACCGCCTCAATGCGACGTACTTCCTCGAGAAGCCGGTCGATCTCGCGATCATCGCCAGGCTCGCGAACGATCACGGCGTCTCCACCGCGCTCACCTCCGCCGACTGA
- a CDS encoding sigma-54-dependent Fis family transcriptional regulator — MIHASVLVIDDDRTVRETLVEFFAGEGATVAAAGTAAEARTAVSQLLPDIVVMDLRLPDSDGLQLLTELQDSDPDAAVIMLTGHADVRIAVGAMHRGARDVLEKPVDLAMLRDAVQRALETLRLQREVAVLRAHGANEARSESATLRPSFDTLIELAARNDDAPVLILGETGTGKGYIARRIHDRSPRADRPFVEINCASLSATFFESEVFGHERGAFTDARQSKRGLVEVAANGSLFLDEIAELGLEVQPKLLKVIEEQRFRRLGGTAELRSSARVICATNQPMQGLVSERRFRADLFYRLQVLTITIPPLRERPDELPSLVAHFLPRGASLTRDARQALARYAWPGNIRELKNTLWRAAILAEGRPISATALNLPLPTATASPHEILSLAAAEQRAIDAALAATGGNRLRAAALLGIARSTLHEKLRHRARSDDRRLI, encoded by the coding sequence ATGATCCACGCCTCGGTCCTGGTGATCGATGACGATCGTACGGTGCGTGAGACGCTGGTGGAGTTCTTCGCCGGCGAAGGGGCGACGGTTGCCGCCGCCGGAACCGCAGCCGAGGCCCGGACCGCCGTCTCGCAGCTCCTGCCCGACATCGTCGTGATGGACCTGCGCCTCCCCGACAGCGACGGGCTCCAGCTCCTCACCGAGCTCCAGGACTCGGATCCCGATGCCGCCGTCATCATGCTCACCGGCCATGCGGACGTGCGCATCGCCGTCGGCGCGATGCACCGCGGGGCACGCGATGTCCTCGAGAAGCCGGTCGACCTGGCCATGCTCAGGGATGCCGTGCAGCGTGCACTCGAGACCCTGCGCCTGCAGCGCGAGGTCGCCGTGCTGCGCGCCCACGGCGCCAACGAGGCGCGCTCGGAATCCGCCACGCTGCGCCCGTCATTCGACACGCTGATCGAGCTGGCCGCCCGGAATGACGACGCGCCGGTGCTCATCCTCGGTGAGACGGGCACCGGCAAGGGCTACATCGCACGCCGCATCCACGACCGGTCGCCACGCGCCGACCGGCCCTTCGTGGAGATCAACTGCGCCTCGCTCTCCGCCACCTTCTTCGAGAGCGAGGTCTTCGGCCACGAGCGCGGTGCCTTCACCGACGCCCGGCAGTCCAAGCGCGGTTTGGTGGAAGTCGCCGCCAACGGCAGCCTCTTCCTCGACGAGATCGCCGAGCTCGGGCTCGAGGTGCAGCCCAAGCTGCTCAAGGTGATCGAGGAACAGCGCTTCCGCCGCCTCGGCGGCACGGCGGAGCTCCGCAGTTCGGCACGCGTCATCTGCGCCACCAACCAGCCGATGCAGGGGCTGGTGTCGGAGCGGCGATTCCGCGCCGACCTGTTCTATCGCCTGCAGGTGCTCACGATCACGATTCCGCCGCTGCGCGAGCGTCCCGACGAGCTGCCGTCGCTCGTGGCCCATTTCCTTCCCCGCGGGGCGAGCCTCACGCGCGATGCGCGTCAGGCGCTCGCGCGCTACGCCTGGCCCGGCAACATCCGCGAGCTGAAGAACACGCTCTGGCGCGCCGCGATCCTCGCCGAGGGCAGGCCGATCTCAGCCACCGCCCTCAACCTGCCGCTCCCGACGGCGACAGCCTCGCCGCATGAGATCCTCTCGCTGGCCGCCGCCGAACAGCGCGCCATCGATGCGGCGCTCGCCGCGACCGGGGGCAACCGGCTGCGCGCCGCGGCACTGCTCGGCATCGCCCGCTCGACCCTGCATGAGAAGCTGCGTCATCGCGCCCGCTCCGACGACCGCCGCTTGATATAG
- a CDS encoding MerR family transcriptional regulator codes for MTDSPVALLRAHSRHAPWNARGLAAHATALVDAAGFRPTNTSARAAPSARAIRFYVAQRLLDRPEGAGTTATYGYRHLLQLLAIKIRQREGQTLEVIKKELAGVSGEQLERRVATALAPALSHGADLTVRQDDTQPIAEWRRVQVADGIELHVRTDALGARDDALVAMREAIRAALGRSDPRT; via the coding sequence ATGACCGATTCCCCGGTCGCACTGCTTCGTGCCCACAGTCGGCACGCCCCCTGGAATGCGCGTGGCCTTGCCGCGCATGCCACGGCTCTCGTCGATGCCGCCGGTTTCCGGCCGACGAACACCTCGGCGCGCGCAGCGCCGAGCGCGCGCGCGATCCGGTTCTACGTCGCGCAGCGCCTGCTCGATCGCCCGGAAGGGGCCGGCACCACCGCCACCTACGGCTACCGGCACCTGCTGCAGTTGCTGGCGATCAAGATCCGGCAGCGGGAGGGCCAGACCCTCGAGGTGATCAAGAAGGAGTTGGCTGGCGTCAGCGGCGAGCAGCTCGAGCGGCGCGTTGCCACCGCCCTCGCACCGGCGCTCTCGCATGGCGCCGACCTCACGGTCCGGCAGGACGACACCCAGCCGATCGCCGAGTGGCGGCGTGTGCAGGTCGCAGACGGCATCGAGCTGCACGTGCGCACCGACGCGCTGGGCGCCCGCGACGATGCGCTGGTCGCGATGCGTGAAGCCATCCGTGCTGCGCTGGGACGTTCCGATCCGCGTACCTGA
- a CDS encoding S41 family peptidase, with translation MPRMRRAVVGAILVAVPLAAGGFAWQNREARNGALLFDQVLRKVSDSFVDTVDATALYEKAARGLVAQLNDPYTTLYTPKEFAAFTQGTNGRYAGVGMQIEEIKGTISVVKVFPNTPAAGAGIAEGDRIVMIDSAATRGWIVDSVSSKLKGEPGTRVRVRFNRPGVTEPINVTFTRATIHIPAVPFVTMLDAGIGYIPVQGFNETSSAETIRGIQQLQRQGMKSLILDLRGNPGGILDEAFVMSNLFLPRGKEILSYRGRAEMNQQFIAQEDPMLPNMPLVVLVDDGSASASEIVAGALQDHDRALIVGTTSFGKGLVQSLYRLDGGYALKMTTAKWFTPSGRSIQRPRKFVNGRFVEEEAPDSMETDSARRARPAFRSDAGRVIYGGGGITPDISVRPDTLTTAEQKAARQIAAKLQEAFITLAQYVEELRPQVKSPDFVVRPEWRQEYFRRIVAAKVPVDSATFFAGAGYADRLIANRAARVFFGDSTVAKRGFVEDPQIQKAIELLKRGGSQRDLFTMAAPAAPPAAARRP, from the coding sequence ATGCCGCGTATGCGTCGCGCCGTAGTGGGCGCCATCCTCGTCGCCGTCCCCCTCGCTGCCGGCGGCTTCGCCTGGCAGAACCGGGAGGCGCGCAACGGTGCCCTGCTGTTCGACCAGGTGCTGCGGAAGGTCTCCGACAGTTTCGTCGACACCGTCGATGCCACGGCGCTCTACGAGAAGGCCGCGCGCGGACTCGTCGCCCAGCTCAACGATCCCTACACCACGCTCTACACCCCGAAGGAGTTCGCTGCCTTCACGCAGGGCACCAATGGCCGCTACGCGGGCGTCGGCATGCAGATCGAGGAGATCAAGGGCACGATCAGTGTCGTGAAGGTCTTCCCGAACACGCCGGCCGCGGGCGCGGGCATCGCCGAGGGCGACCGGATCGTCATGATCGACTCGGCCGCCACCCGCGGCTGGATCGTCGACTCGGTCTCGTCGAAGCTCAAGGGTGAGCCGGGTACGCGGGTCCGTGTGCGCTTCAACCGCCCCGGCGTCACGGAGCCCATCAACGTCACCTTCACGCGCGCCACGATCCACATTCCCGCCGTGCCGTTCGTGACGATGCTCGATGCCGGCATCGGCTACATCCCGGTGCAGGGCTTCAACGAGACGTCGTCCGCCGAGACCATCCGCGGCATCCAGCAGCTGCAGCGCCAGGGCATGAAGTCGCTGATCCTCGACCTGCGCGGCAACCCGGGCGGCATCCTCGACGAGGCGTTCGTGATGAGCAACCTCTTCCTGCCCCGGGGCAAGGAGATCCTCAGCTATCGCGGTCGCGCCGAGATGAACCAGCAGTTCATCGCGCAGGAAGACCCGATGCTGCCGAACATGCCGCTGGTGGTGCTCGTGGACGACGGCTCGGCCTCGGCGTCGGAGATCGTCGCCGGCGCGCTGCAGGACCACGATCGCGCGCTGATCGTCGGCACCACCAGCTTCGGCAAGGGTCTGGTGCAGTCGCTCTACCGCCTCGATGGCGGCTACGCCCTCAAGATGACCACGGCCAAGTGGTTCACGCCGAGTGGCCGCTCGATCCAGCGCCCGCGCAAGTTCGTGAACGGCCGGTTCGTCGAGGAGGAGGCACCGGACTCGATGGAGACCGACAGCGCGCGTCGCGCCCGGCCGGCGTTCCGCAGTGATGCCGGCCGCGTGATCTACGGCGGTGGCGGCATCACGCCGGACATCAGCGTCCGCCCGGACACCCTCACCACCGCCGAGCAGAAGGCGGCGCGGCAGATCGCCGCCAAGCTCCAGGAAGCCTTCATCACCCTCGCGCAGTACGTCGAGGAGCTGCGCCCGCAGGTGAAGTCGCCGGACTTCGTGGTCCGCCCGGAGTGGCGCCAGGAGTACTTCCGCCGCATCGTGGCCGCCAAGGTGCCGGTCGATTCCGCGACCTTCTTCGCCGGCGCCGGCTACGCCGACCGGCTGATCGCGAACCGCGCCGCGCGTGTCTTCTTCGGCGATTCCACCGTCGCCAAGCGCGGATTCGTCGAGGACCCCCAGATCCAGAAGGCGATCGAGTTGCTGAAGCGGGGCGGCAGCCAGCGCGACCTGTTCACGATGGCGGCACCCGCCGCACCGCCGGCAGCGGCACGGCGTCCGTAG
- a CDS encoding efflux RND transporter permease subunit, translating to MIISDVSIKRPVFATMIMVALVVLGFVGYSRLAIDEYPDITYPTVVAQTAYPGASPEVVMREVSKPIEEALNTVQGIKEVTSTSLEGSSLVRLQFNLDVDVIAAQQEVSAKVARIRRQLPPTIEDPIVLRFDPNDRPIITVAMTSAERPLRELSDIATEVIKTRFESIPGVGGANITGAATRQIQIQLDQNAMRAYNIAPPVVIAALERENREVPAGRVRRNGREQLIRVTGRVIDPARFADITLAVRNGAPVRISDVATVVDGSAEQRSAAFLGRTPAVSIEVQKIAGTNTVEVADKVRAQVAELLKTLPADVQLQVIRDDSQRIRDSLDSVQHELILGAVLCIIIIYFFLNSWRSTIITGLALPISLISSFFVMWAFNFTLNTMTLLALSLAIGLLIDDAIVVRENIVRHLEMGKDHEHAASEGTSEIGLAVFATTMAVVAVFFPVAFMGGMIGKIFFQFGVTVAFAVLVSLLVSFTLDPMLSSIWPDPEVDKHNQAALRASRNPIRRVAFAFNDWFERVADRYPKGLAWALNHRLAVLGVALTTVVGSVLLVPKLGFTWMPDVDGSEFNVNYRVAPGSAIDYTIGKGQEIAQMLEKRPEVASTYLNIGGGFRGSPSGGSVSVKLKPKDQRALSQAEIQNQLRPQLMRIPGVRPNITGTPTIFGGYRQPIDVKVQGPEPTRLKLAAAEVLRTMRDVTGIAEPNSSDDGEIPQLDVQVDREQAWAAGLGIGTIATTLQPLFTGQRATRWEDPQGYSHDVVVIYPDSLRRSSDDVAELPVPGSGVDGRTGLATTIPLGQVATIRAGIGPQAIERSALERQVSISAGVLPGYNVGDVAAKVQVAIDSMGLPAGYRTVFGGDVQNLTETKGYVAEALILAVVFIYLILASLFGSFFQPLAIMLSLPLSFIGVAVALLVTKGSLNVMTMIGIIMLLGLVTKNGILLVDFANHRREQGDDMRTALLASARIRLRPIIMTTVAMIAGMLPLAFALGAGAEQRAPMGRAVIGGLVTSTLLTLFVVPVVYSLLDDAVRRVRSRFSSSPVRHAPGLAPTPVAGD from the coding sequence ATGATCATCTCCGATGTCTCGATCAAGCGCCCGGTCTTCGCCACCATGATCATGGTGGCGCTGGTCGTGCTCGGCTTCGTCGGCTACTCGCGCCTCGCCATCGACGAGTACCCCGACATCACCTACCCCACTGTCGTCGCGCAGACGGCGTATCCCGGCGCCTCGCCGGAAGTGGTGATGCGCGAGGTGTCGAAGCCGATCGAGGAGGCGCTCAACACCGTGCAGGGCATCAAGGAGGTCACCTCGACGTCACTCGAGGGCAGCTCGCTGGTGCGCCTGCAGTTCAACCTCGACGTGGACGTGATCGCCGCGCAGCAGGAGGTCAGCGCCAAGGTCGCGCGCATCCGCCGCCAGCTCCCGCCCACCATCGAGGACCCGATCGTCCTCCGCTTCGACCCCAACGACCGGCCGATCATCACCGTCGCGATGACCAGCGCCGAACGGCCGCTGCGCGAGCTCAGTGACATCGCCACGGAAGTCATCAAGACCCGCTTCGAGTCGATCCCGGGCGTGGGCGGCGCCAACATCACCGGCGCCGCCACCCGGCAGATCCAGATCCAGCTCGACCAGAACGCGATGCGGGCGTACAACATCGCCCCGCCGGTCGTCATCGCCGCCCTCGAGCGCGAGAACCGCGAGGTGCCCGCCGGCCGCGTGCGCCGCAACGGACGCGAGCAGCTCATCCGCGTCACTGGCCGCGTGATCGACCCCGCCCGCTTCGCCGACATCACCCTCGCCGTCCGCAACGGCGCCCCGGTCCGCATCAGCGACGTGGCCACGGTCGTCGACGGCAGCGCCGAGCAGCGCAGCGCCGCCTTCCTCGGCCGCACGCCGGCCGTCTCGATCGAGGTCCAGAAGATCGCCGGCACCAACACGGTGGAAGTCGCCGACAAGGTGCGCGCGCAGGTCGCCGAGCTGCTCAAGACGCTGCCGGCCGACGTGCAGCTCCAGGTCATCCGCGACGACTCGCAGCGCATCCGCGACTCGCTCGACAGCGTGCAGCACGAGCTGATCCTCGGCGCCGTGCTCTGCATCATCATCATCTACTTCTTCCTCAACTCCTGGCGCTCGACCATCATCACCGGCCTCGCGCTGCCGATCTCGCTGATCTCGTCGTTCTTCGTCATGTGGGCGTTCAACTTCACGCTCAACACCATGACGCTGCTGGCACTCTCGCTCGCCATCGGCCTGCTGATCGACGACGCCATCGTGGTGCGCGAGAACATCGTGCGCCACCTGGAGATGGGGAAGGACCACGAACACGCCGCGTCGGAGGGCACCAGCGAGATCGGCCTCGCCGTCTTCGCCACCACCATGGCAGTGGTCGCCGTGTTCTTCCCCGTCGCCTTCATGGGCGGCATGATCGGCAAGATCTTCTTCCAGTTCGGCGTCACCGTCGCGTTCGCGGTGCTCGTCTCGCTGCTCGTCAGCTTCACGCTCGACCCGATGCTCTCCAGCATCTGGCCCGACCCCGAGGTGGACAAGCACAACCAGGCCGCGCTCCGCGCCTCGAGGAACCCGATCCGCCGCGTCGCCTTCGCCTTCAACGACTGGTTCGAGCGCGTCGCCGACCGGTACCCGAAGGGACTGGCCTGGGCGCTGAACCACCGCCTCGCCGTCCTCGGCGTGGCGCTCACCACCGTCGTCGGCTCGGTGCTGCTGGTGCCGAAGCTCGGCTTCACCTGGATGCCCGACGTCGATGGCAGCGAGTTCAACGTCAACTACCGCGTCGCCCCCGGCTCGGCCATCGACTACACCATCGGCAAGGGGCAGGAGATCGCCCAGATGCTCGAGAAGCGACCCGAGGTGGCCTCCACCTACCTGAACATCGGCGGCGGCTTCCGCGGCAGCCCGAGCGGCGGGTCGGTCTCGGTGAAGCTCAAGCCGAAGGACCAGCGCGCCTTGTCGCAGGCCGAGATCCAGAACCAGCTCCGGCCGCAGCTGATGCGCATTCCCGGCGTCCGGCCGAACATCACCGGCACCCCCACCATCTTCGGCGGCTATCGCCAGCCGATCGACGTGAAGGTCCAGGGACCCGAACCCACCCGCCTCAAGCTCGCCGCCGCCGAGGTCCTCCGGACCATGCGCGACGTCACCGGCATCGCCGAGCCGAACTCGAGCGACGATGGTGAGATTCCGCAGCTCGACGTCCAGGTGGACCGCGAGCAGGCCTGGGCCGCCGGCCTCGGCATCGGCACCATCGCCACCACCCTCCAGCCGCTCTTCACCGGGCAGCGCGCCACCCGCTGGGAGGATCCGCAGGGCTACTCGCACGACGTGGTCGTGATCTACCCCGACTCCCTCCGCCGCTCCTCCGACGACGTCGCCGAGCTCCCGGTGCCGGGGTCGGGGGTGGACGGCCGGACTGGCCTGGCCACCACCATCCCGCTCGGCCAGGTCGCCACCATCCGCGCCGGCATCGGGCCGCAGGCCATCGAACGCTCGGCGCTCGAGCGCCAGGTCTCGATCAGCGCCGGCGTGCTCCCCGGCTACAACGTCGGCGATGTCGCGGCCAAGGTGCAGGTGGCCATCGACTCCATGGGCCTCCCGGCAGGCTACCGCACCGTCTTCGGCGGCGACGTCCAGAACCTCACCGAGACCAAGGGCTACGTGGCCGAGGCGCTGATCCTGGCCGTCGTCTTCATCTACCTGATCCTGGCCTCGCTCTTCGGCTCGTTCTTCCAGCCGCTTGCCATCATGCTCTCCCTGCCGCTCAGCTTCATCGGCGTCGCGGTGGCCCTGCTCGTCACCAAGGGGAGCCTGAACGTCATGACGATGATCGGCATCATCATGCTCCTCGGCCTCGTGACGAAGAACGGCATCCTGCTGGTCGACTTCGCGAACCACCGCCGCGAGCAGGGCGACGACATGCGCACCGCGCTGCTCGCCTCGGCCCGGATCCGCCTCCGCCCCATCATCATGACCACCGTCGCGATGATCGCCGGCATGCTGCCGCTGGCCTTCGCGCTCGGTGCCGGTGCCGAGCAGCGCGCCCCGATGGGCCGCGCCGTGATCGGTGGCCTGGTCACCAGCACCCTGCTCACGCTCTTCGTGGTCCCGGTGGTGTATTCGCTCCTGGACGACGCCGTCCGCCGCGTGCGCAGCCGCTTCAGCTCGAGCCCCGTGCGGCACGCGCCAGGCCTCGCACCGACCCCCGTCGCAGGCGACTGA
- a CDS encoding replication initiator protein A — MPAPVSAAAGAARGTGGAGGGGDVAGSGGAAARRRAASRLVYLDRALEALPLFRLSDSNEEGAIAFTTPSGGRWRVLPAPGDRLPGTFDQDVYIELLYRYQESGRPADGVLTFTLHAFLRAMGRRVDGRTYEQLRGALARLERTSLESAGAYWDAANARPLDGSFTLLSAATVDRRRAADRDQLSLFPSVTAAEPGVARVSLAPQVRSNLEAGHVTSLRLGGYSALLSPVARRIYRLIAVQLAAGADGRWRVSLDALAELLPLTQRYPSHILRVVKPASEMLVAAGIVQAAEESQDGRSWYMEYRWT, encoded by the coding sequence ATGCCGGCGCCCGTCAGCGCCGCGGCGGGCGCGGCGCGTGGCACTGGCGGTGCCGGTGGGGGTGGCGATGTTGCCGGCAGCGGCGGGGCCGCCGCGCGGAGGCGGGCGGCCAGCCGGCTGGTGTACCTCGATCGTGCTCTCGAGGCCCTTCCGCTCTTCCGGCTCAGCGACTCGAACGAGGAAGGTGCGATCGCCTTCACGACGCCGTCGGGGGGTCGCTGGCGCGTGCTCCCGGCACCGGGCGACCGCCTCCCCGGCACGTTCGACCAGGACGTCTACATCGAGCTGCTCTACCGCTACCAGGAATCGGGCCGTCCCGCCGACGGCGTCCTGACCTTCACGCTCCACGCGTTCCTGCGTGCGATGGGACGGCGCGTGGACGGCCGCACCTACGAGCAGCTGCGCGGAGCCCTCGCCCGGCTGGAGCGCACCAGCCTGGAAAGCGCCGGTGCATACTGGGACGCGGCCAATGCCCGGCCGCTGGACGGCTCCTTCACCCTGCTCAGCGCCGCCACCGTCGATCGACGCCGTGCAGCCGACCGGGACCAGCTCTCGCTCTTCCCGAGCGTGACGGCCGCCGAACCGGGTGTCGCCCGCGTCTCGCTGGCGCCGCAGGTGCGAAGCAACCTCGAGGCCGGCCACGTCACGTCGCTGCGACTCGGCGGCTACTCCGCGCTGCTCTCACCGGTCGCCCGCCGCATCTACCGGCTCATCGCCGTCCAGCTCGCCGCCGGCGCCGATGGGCGCTGGCGCGTGTCGCTCGACGCGCTCGCCGAGTTGCTTCCTCTCACGCAGCGCTATCCGAGCCACATCCTGCGGGTGGTCAAGCCGGCTAGCGAGATGCTCGTCGCCGCGGGCATCGTGCAGGCAGCCGAGGAATCGCAGGACGGTCGCTCGTGGTACATGGAGTACCGCTGGACGTGA